The Leguminivora glycinivorella isolate SPB_JAAS2020 chromosome 1, LegGlyc_1.1, whole genome shotgun sequence genome includes a region encoding these proteins:
- the LOC125229862 gene encoding ubiquitin-conjugating enzyme E2-17 kDa — MALKRINRELQDLGRDPPAQCSAGPHGEDLFHWQATIMGPVDSPYQGGVFFLTIHFPTDYPFKPPKVAFTTRIYHPNINSNGSICLDILRSQWSPALTISKVLLSICSLLCDPNPDDPLVPEIARIYKTDREKYNELAREWTRKYAM, encoded by the exons ATGGcgttaaaacgaattaatagg GAATTACAAGACCTTGGCAGAGATCCTCCGGCACAATGTTCTGCAGGACCACACGGTGAAGACC TCTTCCATTGGCAAGCCACAATTATGGGTCCA gTCGACAGTCCCTATCAAGGAGGAGTATTCTTCCTGACTATACATTTCCCAACAGATTATCCATTCAAGCCACCCAAAGTTGCATTTACAACACGTATCTATCATCCCAACATAAACAGTAATGGCTCCATCTGCCTTGACATTCTGCGCTCACAGTGGTCCCCAGCGCTCACCATATCTAAAG TGTTGCTCTCAATCTGCTCACTGTTATGTGATCCAAACCCAGACGACCCATTGGTGCCAGAAATTGCTAGGATCTACAAAACGGACAGAGAAAAGTACAATGAACTAGCCCGTGAGTGGACGAGGAAGTATGCCATGTGA
- the LOC125225932 gene encoding LOW QUALITY PROTEIN: cadherin-23 (The sequence of the model RefSeq protein was modified relative to this genomic sequence to represent the inferred CDS: inserted 1 base in 1 codon) yields the protein MRDYSNRVRLKCIVAVWLSLVLGVSANRPPRFLIEGQSEIVVRLKEGADTPVGSLIYRLRGIDPDGDELKFGIRDQLGTNILRIEAITTNEANIYLIKELDREIRDEYSFVLTLTDGHLGEGNFITQSFLLLVEDVNDNEPIFKPYPSAVTVKEDASPGILTTVEATDLDEGAYGQVLYHLQELDGDVDNFAIQTVNGKGVIRLTKQLDYERKSLYQLRVLAVDRANQGRVNTGTAAILVKVQDVEDQPPEFVVVSPVTRISEDADVGTSVLQVHAIDGDRGINNRISYSIISGGEEHFDIDSSSGIVYTVSQLDREDPRNSNGAYILEILATEESRMVSPMPSATTEVTVIVTDVNDETPRFRSDKYVGEVLENAQQNTPITFLQDAVPEVFDYDQGKNGTFELFLQGDNGVFDVTPFKGINEASFLIRVNDPSSLDYEKVTVMNFSLIAKEIVSNNPKISVVPITVHIKDENDNFPEFTESLYTVSIPENCGAGTTVAWVRALDQDSDNYGTRGIRYTGLGGSIASLLSLNPISGVITVKQAGGDSFDRELVSRHYLTVEARDDLGRGNRNTAQLIVNIEDVNDNAPMFLANKYEARLLENERQFENPLVLEARDIDLNGTKNSHIEYSIVGGEYKNNFTIDPNLGIITPVDGLDFEQIPGDNTNIRPIHLTVRARDFGVPPLSSTVPVTIYVQDINDHAPMFQQMMYKRSIPEDMPGGTSVLEVKARDGDGSXPNNRVVYRIQRGASDKFVIDSRSGVVSVANGSSLDPDKTNPKSNRYTLTIVALDGGIGEQQLSAAVLVNITIVDVNNKPPVFVEPGTISVKENTQVGTLVYRAQAHDPDSQPVLRFAIDKDASIARDEDGVLVPLTEYDYMAIWDLNAVDGTLRVVRLLDREKVETIKLVITVEDMAAVAGPRQTASATLTIVVADENDNNPKFRKPFYRTSIAENSKNGANIVTVIADDADKNRTMTYYVEGPEKLLNLIHMESSTGEIVVANKIDHEQQAWINLTVKAVDSGQPPRYAVVDLFIQVLDENDNNPYFESGNFEYRVREDVEPGTTIANIVARDADSGEYGKLTYLLDRMSTQGKFLINAETGAVTVSDWLDRETQASYTLVVEAWDNYQFGYLSGESRNAFKQIIVHIEDVNDNPPILQLPQDCVTISEFHKHREPIVAISATDADDNASPNGRVQFKLVGGKGYDLFRFEQVGGDANTGRLFAKQSLKDRFGNYSLTVEAKDLGTPPNVVRGELRLCVTDFNDHAPVFVHPPQNVTIKVPENATIGTVVVEVRAIDADIGANGAVRYRVRRDAGGAWRAFSVHATSGALRTAVPLHRDTTARYQLRIEAYDLGLPTPLSSDLDLTIYVQDVDSYRPRFPDRHLHINLTENMYEEGLYLPSVIERDEIDRGDEPVLPVCYYIVEGNEDGEFELHRNTHRLATQRPLDREKKSNYTLTVLATEDCVAAPEYRPKVDSVSTLTVHVTVNDINDNAPKFVSRIFTGGITTEADFGIEFMHVKAIDLDEGANAKMGYYLLGEVKKTLTEGLENLAVSPFLVNEETGAISLNFDPQKGMKGYFDFKVLVNDTGGLQDESHVFIYLLREDQRVRFVLRSHPSEVRDKINIFREKLAQVAESVVNIDDLRMHENKDGSVDNTKTDLYLHLVNGQDHSVLEVNQVLQLVDKNIEQLDDLFKEFNVLDTQPAEYQPLTVDTITSNQTVFWLVWTTLFLTVLLVLSVMMCLSQRADYVRRLKAATATAYSSPTPGESDMTIRSSGGRVPNTNKHSTKGSNPIWLHAYENEWYKSDDQVSHSERDSLDENAVDQDLSNEKPYFITTGAFPSIDSDATEPQTNPVKYDFYQQLEQMKNAKNMETTEL from the exons GAAGTTTAATATACCGTCTCAGGGGCATCGACCCTGACGGAGATGAACTAAAATTTGGAATAAGAGATCAACTTGGTACTAATATTTTAAGAATAGAGGCCATTACAACCAacgaagctaatatttatttaattaaggaATTAGATAGAGAG ATACGTGATGAATATTCATTTGTGTTAACGCTTACGGACGGCCATTTAGGGGAAGGAAACTTCATCACGCAAAGCTTCCTGCTATTAGTCGAGGACGTCAATGACAACGAACCCATATTTAAACCGTATCCCTCAGCAGTCACAGTCAAAGAAGATGCTTCTCCTGGCATACTCACCACAGTTGAAGCGACGGACCTCGATGAAGGAGCTTATGGACAA GTGCTATACCATTTGCAAGAATTAGACGGCGACGTTGACAACTTCGCGATCCAAACTGTGAATGGCAAAGGTGTTATCCGTTTGACCAAGCAACTGGACTACGAGCGCAAGTCGCTATACCAACTGCGGGTGCTGGCCGTAGACCGGGCCAACCAGGGCCGGGTGAACACGGGCACGGCCGCGATACTAGTGAAGGTGCAGGACGTGGAAGATCAGCCGCCGGAGTTTGTGGTGGTCAGCCCTGTGACTAGGATTAGCGAAGATGCTGATGTCGGGACGTCGGTTTTACAAG TGCATGCCATTGATGGTGACAGAGGCATCAACAACCGTATCTCATACAGCATCATATCAGGCGGCGAGGAACACTTTGATATTGACAGCAGCTCGGGCATTGTCTACACAGTCAGCCAGCTTGACAGAGAAGACCCAAGGAACAGCAATGGAGCTTACATCCTGGAGATATTG GCTACAGAAGAATCTCGCATGGTATCGCCCATGCCGAGCGCGACCACCGAGGTCACGGTCATCGTGACTGACGTAAACGACGAAACGCCGCGGTTCCGCAGCGACAAGTACGTGGGCGAGGTGCTGGAGAACGCGCAACAGAACACTCCCATCACCTTCCTGCAGGATGCGGTGCCTGAAGTCTTCGATTATGATCAG GGTAAAAATGGTACCTTCGAATTATTCCTACAAGGAGACAATGGCGTCTTCGACGTCACGCCGTTTAAAGGAATCAACGAAGCCTCCTTCCTGATTAGAGTCAATGACCCATCTTCCTTAGACTATGAGAAAGTTACTGTGATGAACTTCAGTCTCATAGCCAAAGAGATTGTTTCTAACAATCCTAAGATCAG CGTGGTCCCCATAACGGTTCACATAAAGGATGAGAATGATAACTTCCCCGAATTCACCGAGTCTCTATACACGGTGTCTATCCCCGAGAACTGCGGCGCGGGTACTACCGTGGCGTGGGTCCGCGCGCTTGACCAGGACTCGGATAACTATGGCACCAGGGGCATTCGGTACACCGGGCTTGGAGGCAGCATAGCGAGTTT ACTAAGCCTCAATCCAATCTCCGGCGTAATAACCGTGAAGCAAGCCGGTGGTGACAGTTTCGACCGCGAGCTCGTCTCGAGACACTACCTCACCGTGGAAGCACGCGACGACCTCGGTAGAGGCAACCGCAACACCGCACAACTCATAGTCAACATAGAGGATGTTAACGACAATGCGCCTATGTTCCTGGCCAATAAATATGAGGCTAGATTGCTTGAGAATGAGAGACAGTTTGAAAACCCGTTGGTGCTGGAAGCTAGAGATATTGATTTGAATG GTACTAAGAACAGTCACATAGAGTACTCTATAGTGGGCGGCgagtacaagaacaatttcacCATAGACCCGAACCTGGGCATCATCACGCCCGTGGACGGACTCGACTTCGAGCAGATTCCGGGGGACAACACTAACATACGACCGATACATCTCACT GTCAGAGCGCGCGATTTCGGCGTACCACCGCTGTCCTCGACAGTTCCTGTAACGATATACGTACAGGACATCAACGATCACGCGCCCATGTTCCAACAGATGATGTACAAGCGCTCCATACCTGAAGACATGCCTGGAGGGACTAGCGTCTTAGag GTAAAAGCGCGCGACGGAGACGGTT TCCCTAACAATCGCGTGGTGTATCGTATACAGCGCGGCGCGAGCGACAAATTCGTCATTGACTCTCGCTCGGGCGTTGTGTCCGTCGCCAACGGCTCGTCGCTCGACCCCGACAAGACTAACCCGAAGAGCAACCGCTACACGCTTACCATC GTCGCGTTAGACGGTGGTATCGGTGAGCAGCAGCTAAGCGCGGCAGTGCTAGTGAACATCACCATAGTGGACGTGAACAACAAACCACCTGTGTTCGTCGAACCCGGGACTATCAGCGTGAAGGAAAACACACAG GTGGGAACCCTAGTGTACCGCGCACAAGCCCACGACCCGGACTCGCAGCCCGTGCTCCGTTTCGCGATAGACAAGGACGCCAGTATCGCGCGGGACGAGGACGGCGTGCTGGTCCCGCTCACGGAGTACGACTACATGGCCATCTGGGACTTGAACGCCGTTGACGGGACGCTCAGGGTTGTCAG ATTACTTGACAGGGAAAAAGTAGAAACGATCAAACTAGTAATCACAGTAGAAGACATGGCAGCAGTAGCCGGGCCTCGGCAAACCGCATCGGCCACGCTCACTATCGTAGTCGCCGACGAAAACGACAACAACCCCAAGTTCCGGAAACCCTTCTACCGGACCTCCATAGCTGAGAACTCTAAGAATGGTGCTAATATAGTGACTGTGATCGCGGATGATGCGGATAAAAATCGGACTATGACCTACTACGTTGAAG GTCCCGAAAAGCTGTTAAACCTCATCCACATGGAAAGTTCCACGGGCGAGATAGTGGTGGCGAACAAGATCGACCACGAACAGCAGGCGTGGATCAATCTGACAGTCAAGGCGGTCGACAGCGGGCAGCCGCCACGATACGCTGTGGTTGACTTGTTCATACAG GTGCTGGACGAAAATGATAACAACCCATATTTCGAGAGCGGCAACTTCGAATACCGTGTGCGCGAAGATGTGGAACCCGGTACCACCATCGCAAACATCGTGGCGCGGGATGCTGATTCTGGCGAGTACGGCAAGCTCACCTACCTACTGGACCGTATGTCTACACAG GGCAAGTTCCTGATAAATGCGGAAACAGGAGCAGTAACAGTATCGGACTGGCTGGATCGCGAGACGCAAGCGTCCTACACCTTGGTAGTGGAAGCTTGGGACAACTACCAGTTCGGGTATCTTAGCGGGGAAAGCAGGAATGCATTTAAGCAGATTAT TGTTCACATAGAAGACGTGAACGACAACCCGCCGATACTCCAGCTGCCACAAGACTGCGTCACCATCAGCGAGTTCCACAAGCATCGCGAGCCCATAGTCGCAATATCGGCCACCGACGCTGATGACAACGCTTCGCCCAACGGCCGCGTGCAGTTCAAGCTTGTTGGCGGGAAGGGATACG ATCTATTCCGCTTCGAGCAAGTCGGCGGTGACGCCAACACGGGCCGGCTGTTCGCGAAGCAGTCTCTCAAGGACCGCTTCGGCAACTACTCTCTCACCGTGGAAGCCAAGGATCTGGGCACGCCACCCAATGTTGTCCGCGGGGAGTTGAGGCTCTGTGTCACCGACTTTAACGACCATGCGCCTGTGTTCGTGCACCCGCCACAGAATGTCACTATTAAAGTGCCTGAG AACGCAACAATCGGCACGGTGGTGGTCGAAGTGCGCGCAATTGACGCGGATATCGGCGCGAACGGCGCTGTGCGATACCGCGTGCGGCGCGACGCGGGCGGCGCCTGGCGCGCCTTCAGCGTGCACGCCACTAGCGGCGCGCTGCGCACGGCTGTGCCGCTGCATCGAGATACTACTGCGCGCTACCAG CTCAGAATCGAAGCCTACGACCTTGGTCTGCCCACGCCACTCAGCTCTGACCTCGATCTCACCATCTACGTGCAAGACGTCGACAGCTACCGACCACGCTTCCCCGACCGGCACCTCCACATCAACCTCACTGAAAACATGTATGAGGAGGGACTGTACTTGCCCAGTGTCATAGAGAGGGATGAGATAGACAGGGGGGATGAGCCGGTGCTGCCGGTGTGCTATTATATTGTGGAGGGGAATGAGGATGGCGAATTTGAACTTCACCGGAATACTCACAG GTTGGCCACACAACGCCCGCTAGACCGAGAGAAGAAATCCAACTACACCCTAACAGTATTAGCGACGGAGGACTGCGTAGCTGCGCCCGAGTACCGCCCCAAAGTAGATTCCGTCAGCACTCTCACCGTCCACGTCACGGTCAATGATATAAACGACAACGCGCCTAAGTTCGTCAGCAGGATCTTTACTGGGGGCATCACTACTGAGGCTGACTTTGGCATCGAATTTATGCATGTTAAG gCCATTGATCTCGACGAAGGTGCAAATGCTAAAATGGGCTACTACCTCCTGGGCGAAGTGAAGAAAACACTAACCGAAGGTTTAGAGAATTTGGCAGTATCGCCTTTTCTGGTCAACGAGGAGACAGGTGCTATCTCGCTTAATTTTGACCCACAGAAAGGGATGAAAGGATACTTTGATtttaaa GTGCTTGTCAACGACACGGGTGGCCTACAAGACGAATCTCACGTATTCATATACTTGTTACGAGAGGACCAACGAGTGCGTTTCGTTTTACGCTCCCATCCGTCTGAAGTCAgagataaaataaacattttcagAGAAAAACTGGCACAAGTTGCAGAGTCCGTAGTTAACATAGACGATTTAAGGATGCATGAAAATAAGGACGGATCTGTGGATAATACTAAGACTGACTTGTATCTGCATCTGGTTAATGGACAAGATCATTCCGTGCTCGAAGTGAATCAGGTGCTGCAGTTGGTCGACAAGAATATTGAACAGCTGGATGATTTGTTCAAG GAATTCAACGTCCTGGACACACAGCCAGCCGAATACCAACCACTGACGGTAGACACAATCACGTCTAACCAGACGGTGTTCTGGCTGGTGTGGACCACGCTGTTCCTGACCGTGCTGCTCGTGCTCTCGGTCATGATGTGCCTCAGCCAGCGCGCGGACTACGTGCGGAGGCTGAAGGCGGCCACGGCTACTGCTTATT CATCGCCGACACCCGGTGAATCGGATATGACTATCAGGAGTTCCGGTGGTCGCGTACCCAACACAAACAAGCATAGTACAAAAGGATCAAATCCGATATGGCTCCACGCATATGAAAACGAATGGTACAAATCAGACGACCAAGTCAGCCATTCAGAGCGCGACTCCCTCGACGAAAACGCCGTTGATCAAGACTTGTCTAACGAAAAACCATATTTTATCACCACAGGTGCCTTCCCTTCCATAGATTCTGATGCGACTGAACCTCAGACTAATCCTGTCAAATATGACTTTTACCAACAATTGGAGCAGATGaaaaatgccaaaaatatggaaacgacagaattgtaa